Proteins encoded in a region of the Lepeophtheirus salmonis chromosome 6, UVic_Lsal_1.4, whole genome shotgun sequence genome:
- the Calr gene encoding calreticulin yields the protein MKCAVILFAFVALSQAEVFLEERFDKGDLDGWVESTHKGAEAGKFVLSAGKFYGDDKLDIGIQTSQDARFYALSKKFDKPASTLEKPLVVQFTVKHEQNIDCGGGYVKLFDCSLDQKDMHGDSPYHIMFGPDICGSDTKKVHVIFNHKGTNHLVKKDIRCKDDAFTHLYTLILNTDRTYQVLIDNAKVESGSLEEDWDFLPPKEIKDPAAKKPEDWDDKEKIDDPEDSKPADWDQPQHIPDPEASKPEDWDDEMDGEWEPSQIDNPEYKGDWKPRQIDNPAYKGKWIHPEIDNPEYKSEEAKDLGKYKEVCAIGFDLWQVKSGTIFDNVLVTDDVDHARKVGEETWGATQAPEKSMKDAQDEEERKKADEEAKSSEPEEDDEDLDDLEEDEDDKETKDEL from the exons ATGAAGTGTGCGGTAATTCTGTTTGCCTTCGTGGCACTTTCTCAAGCCGAAGTTTTCTTGGAGGAACGCTTCGACAAGGGTG ATTTGGATGGATGGGTGGAGTCCACACACAAGGGTGCTGAGGCCGGTAAATTCGTTCTCTCAGCCGGAAAGTTCTACGGGGATGATAAGCTGGACATTGGGATCCAAACTTCCCAAGATGCTCGTTTCTACGCTCTCTCGAAGAAGTTTGACAAGCCTGCCTCTACTTTGGAGAAGCCTTTGGTTGTTCAATTCACGGTGAAGCACGAGCAGAACATTGACTGTGGTGGTGGATATGTGAAGCTCTTTGACTGTTCATTGGATCAAAAGGACATGCACGGAGACTCTCCCTACCACATCATGTTCGGCCCAGACATTTGCGGCTCTGATACCAAGAAGGTTCATGTCATCTTCAACCATAAGGGAACCAATCACTTGGTGAAGAAAGACATCCGTTGCAAGGACGACGCTTTCACTCATTTGTACACTCTGATCCTCAACACTGACCGCACTTATCAAGTCCTCATTGATAACGCTAAGGTTGAATCTGGCTCCTTGGAGGAGGACTGGGACTTTCTCCCACCCAAGGAAATCAAGGATCCTGCTGCTAAGAAGCCAGAGGACTGGGATGACAAAGAAAAGATTGATGACCCAGAGGACTCTAAGCCCGCTGACTGGGATCAACCACAACACATCCCCGACCCTGAAGCATCTAAGCCTGAAGATTGGGACGATGAAATGGATGGAGAATGGGAACCCTCTCAAATCGACAACCCTGAATATAAGGGAGATTGGAAACCAAGACAAATCGATAACCCCGCATACAAGGGTAAATGGATCCACCCTGAAATTGATAACCCTGAATACAAGTCTGAAGAGGCCAAAGATCTAGGAAAATACAAGGAAGTCTGTGCCATTGGTTTCGATCTCTGGCAAGTTAAGTCTGGTACTATCTTTGATAACGTTCTCGTCACAGACGACGTTGATCACGCCAGGAAGGTTGGAGAAGAAACATGGGGAGCCACTCAAGCACCTGAAAAGTCGATGAAAGATGCTCAAGATGAAGAAGAAAGGAAGAAGGCTGACGAAGAGGCCAAGAGCTCAGAACCCGAAGAGGATGATGAAGATCTTGACGATCTTGAAGAAGATGAGGATGATAAAGAG ACCAAGGATGAATTATAA
- the Psn gene encoding presenilin-2, whose product MSSEGEEVRIRDPRRREVQELEEEEFVVNHGAKNVIMLFTPVTLCMAVVVLTISSVTYYTEEDGNYLVYTPFHELSDNPGTIAWNAFANAGILLAVIAVMTVILIISYKYKCSWLIHGWLFLSSFMLLFLFSYIFLGEVLKTYNLPMDYITLAFIMWNFGVVGMMSIHWKAPLLLQQSYLIFISALLALFFIKYLPNYTTWAVLAVISLWDLFAVLAPFGPLRILVETAQERNEPIFPSLIYSAGIMYSVIGMADSSSDPKRPNRRRDNQRMAAENQSQELSPPPLQQQQQPPVEEEEEDRGIKLGLGDFIFYSILVGKASSYGDWNTTLACFVAILIGLCLTLMFLAIFRKALPALPISITFGLIFYFLTKEIITPFMDEMSSRQIYI is encoded by the exons ATGTCAAGTGAAGGAGAAGAAGTTCGAATCCGTGATCCTCGTAGAAGGGAGGTGCAGGAGTTGGAGGAAGAGGAGTTTGTGGTGAACCATGGAGCCAAGAATGTGATTATGCTCTTTACTCCAGTGACGCTCTGTATGGCTGTCGTTGTTTTGACGATTTCTTCTGTGACGTACTACACGGAAGAAGATGGGAATTACTTGGTCTATACTCCCTTTCATGAATTGTCAGATAATCCTGGAACGATTGCGTGGAATGCTTTTGCTAATGCAGGAATCCTTTTGGCGGTTATAGCAGTGATGACGGTGATACTTATAATTTCCTACAAATATAAATGCTCTTGGCTCATCCATGGGTGGCTCTTCCTCTCCTCCTTCATGCTTCTCTTCTTGTTCTCTTACATTTTCTTAG GTGAAGTTCTCAAGACCTACAATCTCCCTATGGACTACATCACTTTAGCCTTTATCATGTGGAACTTTGGAGTGGTTGGAATGATGTCCATTCATTGGAAAGCTCCCTTATTGCTTCAGCAAtcctacttaatttttatatccgCTCTTCTAGCCctctttttcatcaaatatctTCCAAACTATACGACATGGGCAGTATTGGCAGTTATTTCTCTATGGGATTTATTTGCAGTTTTAGCGCCATTCGGCCCTCTTCGTATCCTTGTCGAAACAGCCCAGGAACGGAATGAACCCATTTTTCCATCTTTAATTTATTCTGCGGGTATTATGTATTCGGTCATTGGAATGGCAGATTCCTCCAGTGATCCTAAGCGACCTAATAGACGAAGAGATAATCAAAGAATGGCTGCAGAAAATCAGAGTCAGGAACTTTCCCCGCCTCCTTTACAACAACAGCAACAACCTCCGGTtgaggaagaagaagaggatCGAGGCATCAAACTTGGTCTTGgagactttattttttactccattttgGTGGGGAAAGCGTCCTCCTATGGAGATTGGAACACGACTTTAGCTTGTTTTGTAGCCATTTTAATAGGACTTTGTCTAACCCTTATGTTCCTTGCCATATTTCGAAAGGCACTCCCGGCATTACCCATTTCTATCACATTTGGACTcatcttttactttttaacaaagGAAATCATTACTCCCTTCATGGATGAAATGTCGTCACgtcaaatatacatatga
- the Tsen54 gene encoding uncharacterized protein Tsen54, with protein MLDPHKLIEEHYSKTVVPILQDGYKLQSPSNSQEEKERVDQNRALLWKQISSPRITYQSQLSLGHLLESQICVDRPVGRIWSVFGTGGSMGLTLKNEEALYLTENHQLQLSQKDVPLSVQQAYSLFINNKCSFNEYQVYSNLNRLGFRLTRCDKKSEPPSKNSRKRSLPFIPTCSPQIKLPRLKSKGLNIELRPELLPPNTKLSEPIKAVAIPDLEPLHSNYRGLYQVTDFNTPYRKKVPLSVKSSEYDIKSGEVPFSYGKVKPLLRPEDRTSLGDIYKRLDIFSSSKEDMENSVVNDEAIFNVYAPNTKFKKKSPGNPDYRIAIRSSELDIPLDMNSLCSSQENTNLIQAVVTPNGSLSFFQFSRINLPTDLRME; from the exons ATGTTGGATCCCCACAAGCTCATTGAGGAACATTATTCCAAAACGGTCGTTCCGATTCTTCAGGACGGTTACAAGTTGCAATCTCCATCAAACTCTcaagaagaaaaggaaagagTGGATCAAAATAGAGCTCTATTATGGAAGCAGATTTCCTCACCTCGAATTACTTATCAATCTCAATTATCTCTTGGGCATCTTTTGGAATCTCAAATATGCGTAGATAGGCCAGTTGGAAGGATATGGTCTGTATTTGGGACTGGAGGATCCATGGGGTTAACCTTGAAGAATGAAGAGGCTTTATATTTGACGG aaAACCATCAACTTCAATTATCGCAGAAGGATGTTCCACTCTCTGTACAACAAGCTTACTCtctatttatcaataataaatgttcTTTCAATGAGTATCAagtttattcaaatcttaaccgGCTTGGGTTTCGACTAACTCGATGTGATAAAAAATCAGAGCCGCCTTCAAAAAATAGTCGTAAACGCTCTCTTCCATTTATTCCGACCTGCTCTCCACAAATAAAATTACCACGATTAAAATCAAAGGGATTAAACATAGAACTAAGGCCTGAGCTACTGCCTCCAAATACTAAACTATCTGAACCTATTAAAGCAGTCGCGATACCAGACTTGGAACCACTTCATTCTAATTACAGAGGACTATATCAGGTAACGGATTTTAATACTCCGTATAGAAAGAAAGTTCCTTTGAGTGTCAAGTCTAGTGAATATGATATTAAGAGTGGCGAAGTACCTTTTTCTTATGGGAAAGTAAAACCACTTCTCCGACCCGAAGATAGAACAAGTCTCggagatatttacaaaagacttgatatttttagctctTCGAAAGAAGATATGGAGAACAGTGTGGTGAATGATGAAGCCATTTTCAATGTATATGCTCCAAATACTAAATTCAAGAAGAAATCACCTGGAAATCCAGATTATAGGATAGCAATACGTTCAAGTGAATTGGATATCCCATTAGATATGAATTCTTTATGTTCATCccaagaaaatacaaatttaattcaagCAGTTGTCACACCCAATGGATCACTCTCCTTCTTCCAATTTTCGAGGATAAATTTGCCCACTGATCTCAGAATGGAATGA
- the LOC121119592 gene encoding uncharacterized protein gives MSLASLTANYTDSEDEDTDPPPPIEPLTTKETPGSESVSNKSTPTRKISKLVSYNDEDEDLDDEENGKMGMEGSVDEEKEGEGDEEDVCNPLEEDNVAPVPMDLESPQNDEEDKIEEEKNGGEQNSSGITVEAWTDGVQLPPEPLGECDPSLQEKITKLMMRKTQSGYDINSIIQQKKNFRNPSIYEKLIEYCEIDEHGTNLPKDLYDGHLFGKESYYEELAKVQKIEIERRDKIAKHKKETAEAIFKRQQREATEAAVAAAANVVKRKTKWNQVPTTTALPQIVRPAPILVSASATATQTAKTIPAFGALHKQ, from the coding sequence ATGAGTCTAGCTTCTCTTACTGCCAATTACACGGATTCCGAGGATGAAGACACAGATCCTCCTCCACCTATTGAGCCTTTGACTACCAAAGAAACCCCCGGATCTGAAAGCGTTTCGAATAAATCGACCCCTACACGAAAAATCTCGAAACTCGTGTCATATAACGATGAAGACGAGGATCTGGATGATGAAGAGAATGGGAAGATGGGGATGGAAGGGAGTGTAGATGAGGAGAAGGAAGGTGAAGGTGACGAAGAGGATGTCTGCAACCCATTAGAAGAGGACAATGTAGCGCCAGTACCCATGGATCTGGAATCTCCTCAGAATGATGAAGAGGACAAGATAGAGGAAGAGAAGAATGGAGGGGAGCAGAACTCTTCTGGAATCACTGTGGAAGCATGGACAGATGGAGTACAATTGCCCCCAGAGCCTCTAGGGGAATGCGATCCTTCATTACAAGAGAAAATCACAAAGCTAATGATGCGCAAGACTCAAAGCGGCTATGACATCAACTCCATTATTCAGCAAAAAAAGAACTTTCGAAATCCtagtatttatgaaaaactcATTGAGTACTGTGAAATCGATGAGCACGGAACGAATTTGCCCAAAGATCTCTACGACGGACATTTATTTGGCAAGGAATCATACTATGAGGAACTTGCTAAAGTACAAAAGATTGAGATCGAGAGACGTGACAAAATTGCCAAACACAAGAAAGAGACAGCAGAGGCCATCTTTAAGCGACAACAGAGGGAAGCTACGGAGGCAGCCGTTGCGGCTGCAGCTAATGTcgtaaaaagaaaaaccaaatgGAATCAAGTACCTACTACCACAGCATTACCTCAAATCGTTAGACCCGCTCCTATATTAGTGAGTGCATCCGCTACTGCTACTCAAACTGCAAAGACAATTCCAGCATTCGGAGCCCTTCATAAACAATGA